A genomic region of Streptomyces rimosus contains the following coding sequences:
- a CDS encoding vitamin B12-dependent ribonucleotide reductase, producing the protein MTETTSGPARGSRAKGSKASKGLRIERIHTTPGVHPYDEVTWERRDVVMTNWRDGSINFEQRGVEFPEFWSVNAVNIVTSKYFRGAVGSDTRESSLKQLIDRVVKTYTKAGEENGYFASPADAEIFEHELAYALLHQVFSFNSPVWFNVGTKQPQQVSACFILSVDDSMDSILDWYKEEGMIFKGGSGAGLNLSRIRSSKELLSSGGNASGPVSFMRGADASAGTIKSGGATRRAAKMVVLDVDHPDVEAFIDTKVKEEEKVRALRDAGFDMDLGGDDITSVQYQNANNSVRVNDEFMKAVETGSKFGLRGRLNGEVIEEVDAKGLFRKMAEAAWACADPGIQYDDTINHWHTSPESGRITASNPCSEYMHLDNSSCNLASLNLMKFLRDDDKGNQSFDAERFAKVVELVITAMDISICFADFPTEKIGETTRAFRQLGIGYANLGALLMATGHAYDSDGGRALAGAITSLMTGTSYRRSAELAAVVGPYDGYARNADAHKRVMKQHSDANGAAKRMDDLDTPVWAAATEAWQDVIRLGEKNGFRNAQASVLAPTGTIGLMMDCDTTGVEPDLALVKFKKLVGGGSMQIVNNTVPKALKRLGYQPEQVEAIVAHIAEHGNVIDAPGLDPAHYEVFDCAMGERSISAMGHVRMMAAAQPFLSGAISKTVNLPESATVEEVEEVYFEGWKLGLKALAIYRDNCKVGQPLSAKKKEEEKKAEEKPTEKVVEYRPVRKRLPKGRPGITTSFTVGGAEGYMTANSYPDDGLGEVFLKMSKQGSTLAGMMDAFSIAVSVGLQYGVPLETYVSKFTNMRFEPAGMTDDPDVRMAQSIVDYIFRRLALDFLPFETRSALGIHSVEERQRHLETGSYEPTDDELDVEGLAQSAPRQESVKEAPASTAEIVKETAAPAPKQAHTNAELVEMQLGINADAPLCFSCGTKMQRAGSCYLCEGCGSTSGCS; encoded by the coding sequence ATGACAGAGACGACGAGCGGCCCGGCACGAGGCTCCCGCGCCAAGGGCAGCAAGGCGAGCAAGGGTCTGCGCATCGAGCGCATCCACACCACCCCCGGCGTGCATCCGTACGACGAGGTGACGTGGGAGCGCCGTGACGTCGTCATGACCAACTGGCGCGACGGCTCGATCAACTTCGAGCAGCGTGGCGTCGAGTTCCCCGAGTTCTGGTCGGTGAACGCGGTCAACATCGTCACGAGCAAGTATTTCCGCGGCGCGGTGGGCTCCGACACCCGGGAGTCGAGCCTGAAGCAGCTCATCGACCGGGTCGTCAAGACGTACACGAAGGCCGGCGAGGAGAACGGCTACTTCGCCTCCCCCGCGGACGCCGAGATCTTCGAGCACGAGCTGGCGTACGCGCTGCTCCACCAGGTCTTCAGCTTCAACTCCCCGGTGTGGTTCAACGTCGGCACGAAGCAGCCGCAGCAGGTCAGCGCGTGCTTCATCCTCTCCGTCGACGACTCCATGGACTCGATCCTGGACTGGTACAAGGAAGAGGGGATGATCTTCAAGGGCGGCTCCGGTGCCGGCCTGAACCTCTCCCGCATCCGCTCCTCCAAGGAACTGCTGTCCTCCGGCGGCAACGCCTCGGGTCCGGTCTCCTTCATGCGCGGCGCCGACGCGTCCGCCGGAACGATCAAGTCGGGCGGCGCCACCCGCCGCGCCGCCAAGATGGTCGTCCTGGACGTGGACCACCCGGACGTCGAGGCCTTCATCGACACCAAGGTGAAGGAGGAGGAGAAGGTCCGCGCGCTGCGCGACGCGGGCTTCGACATGGACCTGGGCGGCGACGACATCACGTCCGTCCAGTACCAGAACGCCAACAACTCGGTCCGCGTCAACGACGAGTTCATGAAGGCCGTCGAGACCGGCTCCAAGTTCGGCCTGCGCGGCCGGCTGAACGGCGAGGTCATCGAGGAGGTCGACGCCAAGGGCCTGTTCCGCAAGATGGCGGAGGCCGCCTGGGCGTGCGCCGACCCCGGCATCCAGTACGACGACACCATCAACCACTGGCACACCTCGCCGGAGTCGGGCCGGATCACCGCCTCGAACCCGTGCAGCGAGTACATGCACCTGGACAACTCCTCGTGCAACCTGGCGTCGCTGAACCTGATGAAGTTCCTGCGCGACGACGACAAGGGCAACCAGTCGTTCGACGCCGAGCGCTTCGCGAAGGTCGTCGAGCTGGTCATCACCGCGATGGACATCTCCATCTGCTTCGCGGACTTCCCGACCGAGAAGATCGGTGAGACCACCCGCGCCTTCCGCCAGCTGGGCATCGGCTACGCCAACCTCGGCGCCCTGCTGATGGCCACCGGCCACGCGTACGACTCGGACGGCGGCCGCGCCCTCGCCGGTGCCATCACCTCCCTGATGACCGGCACCTCCTACCGGCGCTCCGCCGAGCTGGCCGCGGTCGTCGGCCCGTACGACGGCTACGCCCGCAACGCCGACGCCCACAAGCGCGTCATGAAGCAGCACTCGGACGCCAACGGCGCCGCCAAGCGCATGGACGACCTGGACACCCCGGTCTGGGCTGCGGCCACCGAGGCGTGGCAGGACGTCATCCGCCTCGGCGAGAAGAACGGCTTCCGCAACGCGCAGGCGTCGGTGCTCGCGCCGACCGGCACCATCGGCCTGATGATGGACTGCGACACCACGGGCGTCGAGCCGGACCTGGCCCTGGTCAAGTTCAAGAAGCTGGTCGGCGGCGGCTCCATGCAGATCGTGAACAACACGGTCCCCAAGGCGCTCAAGCGGCTCGGCTACCAGCCGGAGCAGGTCGAGGCGATCGTCGCCCACATCGCCGAGCACGGCAACGTGATCGACGCCCCCGGTCTGGACCCCGCCCACTACGAGGTCTTCGACTGCGCCATGGGCGAGCGCTCCATCTCGGCCATGGGCCACGTGCGGATGATGGCGGCGGCCCAGCCGTTCCTGTCCGGCGCGATCTCCAAGACCGTCAACCTCCCCGAGTCGGCCACCGTCGAGGAGGTCGAGGAGGTCTACTTCGAGGGCTGGAAGCTCGGCCTGAAGGCCCTGGCGATCTACCGCGACAACTGCAAGGTCGGCCAGCCGCTCTCCGCCAAGAAGAAGGAGGAGGAGAAGAAGGCCGAGGAGAAGCCGACCGAGAAGGTCGTCGAGTACCGCCCGGTCCGCAAGCGCCTGCCCAAGGGCCGTCCCGGCATCACCACCTCCTTCACGGTGGGCGGCGCCGAGGGCTACATGACCGCCAACTCCTACCCGGACGACGGTCTGGGCGAGGTCTTCCTGAAGATGTCCAAGCAGGGTTCGACCCTCGCGGGCATGATGGACGCCTTCTCCATCGCCGTCTCGGTGGGCCTCCAGTACGGCGTGCCGCTGGAGACGTACGTCTCGAAGTTCACCAACATGCGCTTCGAGCCGGCCGGCATGACGGACGACCCGGACGTGCGGATGGCGCAGTCGATCGTCGACTACATCTTCCGCCGCCTGGCGCTGGACTTCCTGCCCTTCGAGACCCGCTCGGCACTGGGCATCCACTCCGTCGAGGAGCGCCAGCGTCACCTGGAGACCGGTTCGTACGAGCCCACCGACGACGAGCTGGACGTCGAGGGCCTGGCCCAGTCGGCCCCGCGCCAGGAGTCGGTGAAGGAGGCCCCCGCCTCGACGGCCGAGATCGTCAAGGAGACCGCGGCCCCGGCCCCCAAGCAGGCGCACACCAACGCGGAACTGGTGGAGATGCAGCTCGGCATCAACGCCGACGCTCCGCTGTGCTTCTCCTGCGGTACGAAGATGCAGCGCGCGGGCAGCTGCTACCTGTGCGAGGGCTGCGGTTCGACCAGCGGTTGCAGCTGA
- the nrdR gene encoding transcriptional regulator NrdR, protein MHCPFCRHPDSRVVDSRTTDDGTSIRRRRQCPDCSRRFTTIETASLMVIKRSGVTEPFSRNKVIAGVRKACQGRPVTEDALAKLGQRVEEAVRATGSAELSTHDVGLAILGPLQELDLVAYLRFASVYRAFDSLEDFEAAIAELREQREQQPPARERGCEGGAGQPAVPVPATAAD, encoded by the coding sequence ATGCATTGCCCCTTCTGCAGGCACCCCGACAGCCGAGTGGTCGACAGCCGCACCACCGACGACGGCACCTCGATCCGCCGACGCCGCCAGTGCCCGGACTGCTCCCGCCGCTTCACGACCATCGAGACCGCGTCACTGATGGTGATCAAGCGGAGCGGGGTCACCGAACCCTTCAGCCGCAACAAGGTCATCGCCGGTGTGCGCAAGGCGTGCCAGGGCCGGCCGGTCACCGAGGACGCCCTCGCCAAGCTGGGACAGCGGGTCGAGGAGGCGGTGCGCGCCACCGGCAGCGCCGAGCTGTCCACCCACGACGTGGGGCTGGCCATACTGGGCCCGCTGCAGGAGCTCGACCTCGTCGCGTATCTGCGCTTCGCGAGCGTCTACCGGGCCTTCGACTCGCTGGAGGACTTCGAGGCGGCCATCGCCGAGCTGCGGGAGCAGCGCGAGCAGCAGCCGCCCGCGCGGGAGCGCGGGTGCGAAGGGGGCGCCGGGCAGCCGGCGGTCCCGGTGCCCGCCACCGCCGCCGACTGA
- the lexA gene encoding transcriptional repressor LexA gives MTTTADSATITAQSHSQSRFEPTRKPPMDDAMNPEGQKPARSLPGRPPGIRADSSGLTDRQRRVIEVIRDSVQRRGYPPSMREIGQAVGLSSTSSVAHQLMALERKGFLRRDPHRPRAYEVRGSDQPSNAPTDTTGKPAASYVPLVGRIAAGGPILAEESVEDVFPLPRQLVGDGELFVLKVVGDSMVEAAICDGDWVTVRRQPVAENGDIVAAMLDGEATVKRFKREDGHVWLLPHNAAYQPIPGDEATILGKVVAVLRRV, from the coding sequence GTGACCACCACCGCAGACAGCGCCACCATCACCGCCCAGAGTCACTCCCAGAGCCGATTCGAGCCGACCCGGAAACCGCCGATGGACGACGCAATGAACCCCGAGGGGCAGAAGCCGGCCCGCTCACTGCCCGGCCGTCCTCCAGGCATCCGCGCCGACAGTTCGGGACTCACCGACCGACAGCGCAGGGTCATCGAAGTCATCCGGGATTCCGTCCAGCGCCGCGGCTATCCGCCGTCCATGCGCGAGATCGGTCAGGCGGTCGGGCTGTCCAGCACCTCGTCCGTCGCCCATCAGCTCATGGCGCTGGAGCGCAAGGGCTTCCTGCGCCGCGACCCGCACCGCCCCAGGGCGTACGAGGTCCGCGGCTCCGACCAGCCCAGCAACGCCCCCACCGACACCACGGGCAAGCCCGCGGCGTCCTACGTCCCGCTCGTCGGCCGGATCGCCGCCGGCGGTCCCATCCTCGCCGAGGAGTCCGTCGAGGACGTCTTCCCGCTGCCCCGGCAGCTGGTCGGCGACGGCGAGCTCTTCGTGCTGAAGGTCGTCGGTGACTCCATGGTGGAGGCCGCGATCTGCGACGGCGACTGGGTCACGGTGCGTCGCCAGCCGGTCGCGGAGAACGGCGACATCGTGGCCGCCATGCTGGACGGCGAGGCGACGGTCAAGCGCTTCAAGCGCGAGGACGGCCACGTCTGGCTGCTACCGCACAACGCCGCGTACCAGCCCATCCCCGGTGACGAGGCCACCATCCTCGGCAAGGTGGTGGCGGTGCTGCGGCGCGTCTGA
- a CDS encoding ATP-dependent DNA helicase translates to MTKPSLPDLLHAAVTAVGGTERPGQVAMAEAVAEAVEDSSHLLVQAGTGTGKSLGYLVPALAHGDRVVVATATLALQRQLVERDLPRTVEALHPQLRRRPQFAMLKGRSNYVCLHRLHEGVPQEEEEGLFDPFEHATPTSKLGKDLLRLRDWADETETGDRDDLTPGVSDRAWGQVSVSSRECLGASKCAYGAECFAEAARERAKLADVIVTNHALLAIDAIEGAPVLPQHDVLIVDEAHELVSRVTGVATGELTPGQVNRAVKRAAKLVNEKAADQLQTASETFERLMELALPGRLEEIPEDLGYCLMALRDAARTVISALGTTRDKSVQDEDAVRKQALASVESVHAVAERIANGSEYDVVWYERHDRFGASLRVAPLSVSGLLREKLFADRSVVLTSATLKLGGDFNGVGASLGLAPEGTEGEDVPRWKGLDVGSPFDYGKQGILYVAKHLAQPGREGSRTDMLDELAELIEAAGGRTLGLFSSMRAAQAAAENLRGRLDMPILLQGEETLGELIRTFAADARTCLFGTLSLWQGVDVPGPNCQLVVMDRVPFPRPDDPLMSARQKAVEEAGGNGFMAVAATHAALLMAQGAGRLVRATGDRGVVAVLDPRVERARYGSFLRKSMPEFWYTTDRNQVRRSLAAIDAAAKAAEGA, encoded by the coding sequence ATGACGAAGCCCTCCCTCCCCGATCTGCTGCACGCCGCCGTCACCGCTGTCGGCGGCACCGAGCGCCCCGGCCAGGTCGCCATGGCCGAAGCGGTTGCCGAAGCGGTCGAAGACAGCTCCCACCTGCTCGTACAGGCCGGCACCGGCACCGGAAAGTCGCTCGGCTATCTGGTGCCGGCGCTGGCCCACGGCGACCGCGTGGTGGTGGCCACGGCCACCCTCGCGCTCCAGCGCCAGCTGGTCGAGCGAGATCTTCCGCGCACGGTCGAGGCCCTGCATCCGCAGCTGCGCCGCCGTCCGCAGTTCGCCATGCTCAAGGGCCGCTCCAATTACGTCTGCCTCCACCGCCTGCACGAGGGGGTGCCGCAGGAAGAGGAGGAGGGCCTCTTCGACCCCTTCGAGCACGCGACGCCCACCAGCAAGCTGGGCAAGGACCTGCTGCGCCTGCGCGACTGGGCGGACGAGACGGAGACCGGGGACCGCGACGATCTGACGCCCGGCGTCTCGGACCGCGCCTGGGGCCAGGTCTCGGTCTCCTCCCGGGAGTGCCTGGGCGCCTCGAAGTGCGCGTACGGCGCGGAGTGCTTCGCCGAGGCCGCCCGCGAGCGCGCCAAGCTCGCCGATGTGATCGTCACCAATCACGCCCTGCTGGCCATCGACGCCATCGAGGGCGCCCCGGTGCTGCCCCAGCACGACGTACTGATCGTCGACGAGGCCCACGAGCTGGTCTCCCGCGTCACCGGCGTGGCCACCGGTGAGCTCACTCCCGGCCAGGTCAACCGGGCCGTCAAGCGCGCGGCCAAGCTGGTCAACGAGAAGGCCGCCGACCAGCTCCAGACTGCCTCGGAGACCTTCGAGCGGCTGATGGAGCTGGCCCTGCCCGGCCGCCTCGAAGAGATCCCCGAGGACCTCGGCTACTGCCTGATGGCGCTGCGTGACGCCGCGCGTACGGTGATCTCCGCCCTCGGCACGACGCGCGACAAGTCCGTCCAGGACGAGGACGCCGTCCGCAAGCAGGCCCTCGCCTCCGTGGAGAGCGTCCACGCGGTCGCCGAGCGCATCGCCAACGGCTCCGAGTACGACGTCGTCTGGTACGAGCGCCACGACCGCTTCGGCGCCTCCCTGCGCGTCGCGCCGCTGTCCGTCTCCGGCCTGTTGCGCGAGAAGCTTTTCGCGGACCGCTCCGTCGTCCTCACGTCCGCCACCCTCAAGCTGGGCGGGGACTTCAACGGCGTCGGCGCCTCCCTGGGCCTCGCCCCGGAGGGCACGGAGGGCGAGGACGTCCCGCGGTGGAAGGGCCTGGACGTCGGCTCCCCGTTCGACTACGGCAAGCAGGGCATCCTGTACGTGGCCAAGCACCTCGCCCAGCCCGGCCGCGAGGGCAGCCGTACGGACATGCTCGACGAGCTGGCCGAACTGATCGAGGCCGCGGGCGGCCGCACCCTCGGCCTGTTCTCCTCCATGCGCGCGGCCCAGGCCGCCGCCGAGAACCTGCGGGGGCGCCTGGACATGCCGATCCTCCTCCAGGGCGAGGAGACCCTCGGCGAGCTGATCCGCACCTTCGCGGCGGACGCCCGTACGTGCCTGTTCGGAACGCTGTCCCTGTGGCAGGGCGTCGATGTGCCGGGCCCGAACTGCCAGCTGGTGGTCATGGACCGGGTGCCGTTCCCGCGCCCCGACGACCCCCTGATGAGCGCCCGCCAGAAGGCCGTGGAGGAAGCCGGCGGCAACGGCTTCATGGCGGTCGCGGCGACCCACGCCGCCCTGCTGATGGCCCAGGGAGCGGGCCGCCTCGTACGGGCCACGGGCGACCGCGGTGTCGTCGCCGTCCTGGATCCCCGGGTGGAGCGCGCCCGCTACGGCTCGTTCCTGCGCAAGTCCATGCCCGAGTTCTGGTACACCACCGACCGCAACCAGGTCCGCCGCTCCCTGGCCGCCATCGACGCGGCCGCCAAGGCGGCGGAAGGGGCGTAA
- a CDS encoding IucA/IucC family protein, giving the protein MLAKTLAEFAYEEIITPEPDPGPEPDPEPEPDPEPEPEPELKPEAVPRTPAVPGARDGHEPGGAPGPRDGHEPGAVPGPRDGQEPGAASGPRDGHNPEAAPGVRRDQEPGAAPGPRDGHNPEAAPGPRDGHEPEAASSPHEGSNPTATTGTNRFRDDHPTTASRPGAEAHSGTTTPGTPADTHERPAPEAAPSPHDGTNPAQPTTPSRTHNDPPATTPHPGADARPATAIPATPSAPRPPHARTTDGSRAYRLRLTDDVTYRFRAWRGAYGHWRVDPDSITPTGDPLHFLFHAHDTVLGLSGDTTGHLIRELTATLAADTRLDATALSAAQLADLDYAALEGHQTGHPWLVANKGRLGFSAADAALWSPEARTPQRLPWIAAHRRLAVYRGVPALATPDRLYADELTPEIRAAFAGTLSAQGLDPVDYLYLPVHPWQWDETIAPLFAPQLADKSIVPLTTDNDLRLPQQSIRTFLNTSRPRARTVKLPLSVLNTLVWRGLPTERTIAAPAVTAWVQGLRDADPYLRDETRVILLGETASVTVEHPLYDRLPGVPYQYKELLGCIWREPVSRHLDPGERARTLAALLQTDPHGRALTAELVRRSGLAPRVWLRHLFAALLPPLLHFLYQYGTVFSPHGENAIVVFDQHDIPTRLAVKDFVDDVNTSAEALPEHATMPADVRAVLLTEPPDFLTQFIHSGLFVGVFRYLAPLCEQQLAVPEAEFWSLVRAEILRHQGRFPHLKKRHETFDLLTPRIARLCLNRNRLHLDGYRDRAQRPHAAVHGTVPNPLHHP; this is encoded by the coding sequence CTGCTAGCCAAGACCCTGGCGGAATTCGCATACGAAGAGATCATCACCCCCGAACCGGACCCCGGCCCCGAACCGGACCCCGAGCCGGAGCCGGACCCCGAGCCGGAACCCGAGCCGGAACTCAAACCCGAGGCCGTTCCCCGCACCCCGGCCGTCCCCGGTGCCCGGGACGGTCATGAGCCGGGAGGCGCTCCCGGCCCCCGCGACGGCCACGAGCCCGGGGCCGTCCCCGGTCCACGTGACGGCCAGGAACCCGGAGCCGCCAGCGGCCCCCGCGACGGCCACAATCCCGAAGCCGCCCCCGGCGTACGTCGCGACCAGGAACCCGGAGCGGCCCCCGGCCCCCGCGACGGTCACAACCCCGAAGCCGCTCCCGGCCCCCGGGATGGCCACGAGCCAGAAGCCGCCTCCAGCCCCCACGAGGGCAGCAACCCCACCGCGACCACCGGCACCAACCGTTTCCGCGACGACCACCCGACCACGGCCTCTCGCCCCGGTGCCGAGGCCCACTCCGGCACCACCACCCCCGGAACCCCGGCCGACACCCACGAACGCCCCGCCCCCGAAGCCGCCCCCAGCCCCCACGACGGCACCAACCCCGCCCAGCCCACCACCCCCAGCCGCACCCACAACGACCCCCCGGCCACGACCCCCCACCCCGGCGCCGACGCCCGCCCCGCCACCGCCATCCCCGCAACCCCAAGCGCCCCGCGCCCCCCGCACGCCCGCACCACCGACGGTTCCCGCGCCTACCGCCTGCGTCTGACCGACGACGTCACCTACCGCTTCCGGGCCTGGCGCGGTGCGTATGGGCACTGGCGCGTCGATCCCGACTCCATCACCCCCACTGGCGACCCCCTTCACTTCCTCTTCCATGCCCACGACACCGTCCTGGGCCTGTCCGGCGACACCACCGGTCACCTCATCCGCGAGCTGACCGCCACTCTTGCCGCTGACACCCGCCTCGACGCCACGGCCCTGAGCGCCGCGCAGCTCGCCGACCTCGACTACGCCGCTCTCGAAGGCCACCAGACCGGCCACCCCTGGCTCGTCGCCAACAAGGGGCGGCTGGGTTTCTCGGCGGCCGATGCCGCCCTCTGGTCACCCGAGGCCCGCACCCCGCAGCGGCTGCCCTGGATCGCCGCACACCGCCGGCTGGCCGTCTACCGGGGCGTCCCCGCCCTGGCCACGCCCGATCGTCTCTACGCCGATGAACTCACCCCCGAAATCCGCGCCGCCTTCGCCGGCACCCTCTCCGCCCAGGGCCTCGACCCCGTCGACTACCTCTACCTCCCCGTCCACCCCTGGCAGTGGGACGAGACCATCGCGCCCCTCTTCGCCCCCCAACTCGCCGACAAATCCATCGTCCCACTCACCACTGACAACGACCTGCGCCTGCCGCAGCAGTCCATCCGCACCTTCCTCAACACCAGCCGCCCCCGGGCCCGCACGGTCAAACTGCCGCTCTCCGTCCTCAACACCCTGGTCTGGCGCGGCCTGCCGACCGAGCGCACCATCGCGGCCCCCGCCGTCACCGCCTGGGTCCAGGGACTGCGCGACGCCGACCCGTACCTGCGCGACGAGACCCGGGTGATCCTGCTCGGCGAGACCGCGTCCGTCACCGTCGAACACCCCCTGTACGACCGGCTGCCCGGCGTCCCGTACCAGTACAAGGAACTGCTGGGCTGCATCTGGCGCGAGCCGGTCAGCCGCCACCTGGACCCGGGGGAGCGGGCCCGCACCCTGGCCGCGCTCCTGCAGACCGACCCGCACGGGCGCGCCTTAACGGCGGAGCTGGTGCGCCGCTCCGGCCTGGCCCCCCGCGTCTGGCTGCGCCATCTCTTCGCCGCCCTGCTGCCGCCGCTGCTGCACTTCCTCTACCAGTACGGCACGGTCTTCTCCCCGCACGGCGAGAACGCCATCGTCGTCTTCGACCAGCACGACATCCCCACCCGCCTCGCGGTCAAGGACTTCGTGGACGACGTCAACACCAGCGCCGAAGCGCTGCCCGAACACGCCACCATGCCCGCGGACGTGCGCGCGGTGCTGCTCACCGAACCGCCCGACTTCCTCACCCAGTTCATCCATTCCGGGCTCTTCGTGGGGGTCTTCCGCTACCTGGCGCCCCTGTGCGAGCAGCAACTCGCGGTACCGGAGGCCGAGTTCTGGTCCCTCGTACGGGCGGAGATCCTGCGCCACCAGGGACGCTTCCCGCACCTGAAGAAACGCCACGAGACCTTCGATCTCCTCACCCCCCGCATCGCCCGGCTGTGCCTGAACCGCAACCGCCTCCACCTCGACGGATACCGCGACCGTGCGCAGCGCCCGCACGCCGCTGTCCACGGCACGGTGCCGAACCCCCTGCACCACCCGTGA
- a CDS encoding GNAT family N-acetyltransferase → MPPTESGIDPESEKAFDHPPEGPPDDALDDTLDLHLPPDITALFSDAPLSADPADGSRGGLLLDHIADWGPASTAAGPFQLVPVRIERDLPLISAWMNDPAVAAFWELAGPEEITAAHLRAQLDGDGRSVPCLGVLGGVPMSYWEIYRADLDPLARYYPARPHDTGLHLLIGGVADRGRGIGTALLRATADLVLDHRPQCGRVIAEPDLRNVPSVAAFLGAGFRYADELDLPAKRAALMVRDRAHRHLL, encoded by the coding sequence GTGCCCCCCACCGAATCCGGCATCGATCCCGAGTCCGAGAAAGCCTTCGACCACCCTCCCGAAGGCCCTCCGGACGACGCGCTCGACGACACCCTCGACCTGCACCTGCCCCCCGACATCACCGCGCTGTTCAGCGACGCGCCGCTGTCCGCCGACCCGGCCGACGGCTCGCGTGGCGGCCTGCTGCTCGACCACATCGCCGACTGGGGCCCGGCCTCCACCGCCGCGGGGCCGTTCCAGCTCGTGCCCGTACGCATCGAGCGCGATCTGCCGCTGATCTCCGCCTGGATGAACGACCCGGCCGTCGCGGCCTTCTGGGAACTGGCCGGGCCCGAGGAGATCACCGCCGCCCACCTGCGCGCCCAGCTCGACGGCGACGGGCGCAGCGTGCCCTGCCTGGGCGTACTGGGCGGCGTGCCCATGAGTTACTGGGAGATCTACCGCGCCGACCTGGACCCGCTCGCCCGCTACTACCCGGCGCGGCCGCACGACACGGGCCTGCACCTGCTGATCGGCGGTGTCGCCGACCGGGGCCGCGGCATCGGCACCGCGCTGCTGCGTGCCACCGCCGACCTCGTCCTGGACCACCGCCCGCAGTGCGGCCGGGTCATCGCCGAACCCGACCTGCGCAACGTCCCGTCCGTCGCCGCCTTCCTCGGTGCCGGGTTCCGCTACGCCGACGAGCTCGACCTGCCCGCCAAACGCGCCGCCCTCATGGTCCGCGACCGCGCCCACCGCCACCTCCTGTGA